TTCTATCGTGCCAGTAGGGCTTCCTGTCATAGCTGACAGGATGGCTGCTATAACTGGAACAATAAATACAATGATTGCTCAGGACGCCTCTCGTAACACCTGCCTTTTTACAGATAAACTTGGCTCCTAAAACTTTTTTGATGATAAGAGATGATTATGGTCAACACACTGATACTGGTTTTCACTGATGTCAAAATGGTTTTCTTCACGTTTCAGTTGCCCAGAGCGCGGCCCAGGCACGAGGCCACGACCGCCACATCCGGCACCATGATGGAAGGGGGCATGCAGCTGCTCAACCGTGATGGCCACAGCATCTCGCATAATTCGAAGCGCCACTACCACGACTCGTTCGTGTCCATGAACAGGATGCGACAGCGTGGTCTGCTGTGTGACATTGTGCTTCATGTCTCCAACAAAGAAATCAAGGCGCACAAAGTGGTGCTGGCATCCTGCAGCCCCTACTTCCACGCTATGTTTACCAGTAAGTCCTGTCCATCTTGTCCACTTTGTCTAATTAAATGTCACACATTCTGCCTGTTTTCATGCCTGAAATCCCCAAAAAATCTGCATCTGGTAATCCTCAGATGTTTTAGGCTCTTAATGTCTGACTGCACAtcattttgttgtgttgctTTGAGTTTGATGGCATAagaacttgtgtgtgtgtgtgtgtgtgtgcgcgtacAGCGAATGCCACTTCATCCTTTCAACATCATTGCTTCCTTCCTCTTATTCCTCTCTGGGACACAGGTGGTCAGACGAGGTGTGTGAGTCTCAGATTTCCTCCCAACACTGGATCTTTGTGAGGGCACAATGTGTCTCTAGACAGTCGATTAACTGGAGACTCAGCTGCCGGACTTCCTCTCGTCTGACCCGGTCACTAATTAGCTCATTTTACCTGAAAAGATCAGTGGATGTGTTTGAGTCTGATAGCTAACACTAGATGAAACATTTGACCATCAAAACAGAGAACAGCAGGAATCGGGGTGGGCGAGCGTGTATGAATTCAGGAATTTCAAAGATCTCACACAGTtaaaacaactgattaaatggACGGCAACAAACGAGCTCTGCTGACATTTGGCAGCGGCGTTGTAAATATTAGGAGAAGCTGCGTGTCGGGATGACTGAACAGGGAGGCAGAGTTTTATTGGTTCTAACTTGTAGGAAAAATGCTCTCGTTCTGTGTGGTCATGCAGATGAGATGTCTGAAAGCAGGCAGACCCACGTGACCCTTCACGACATAGATCCTCAGGCTTTGGAGCAGTTGGTCCAATACGCCTACACAGCAGAGATTGTGGTCGGAGAAGGCAACGTGCAGGTATAGTGGAAGTTTTTAAGGTCCACAAGCATTACTGTTAAGTTAGACTTGTAATTTGACCCCTATAAAGCACAAAGACTCCACAGACTCAGTGCATTTCCACTTGTAACTGCCCTCCTCTTAGACGTTGCTCCCAGCAGCAAGCCTGCTGCAGCTCAATGGGGTGCGGGACGCCTGCTGTAAGTTCCTCCTCAGCCAGCTGGACCCTTCTAACTGCCTGGGCATCAGAGGCTTCGCtgacacacactcctgcagcgACCTGCTCAAGTCAGCACACAAGTATGTCCTGCAGCACTTTGTGGAGGTGTCCAAGACAGAGGAGTTCATGCTGCTGCCACTGAAACAGGTAGGGCTGATGCTTCTTCTGTCTCCTGTTGTGACCTCTGCAAACTGgtgctttaaaaaaagtgaTGGGAAGTAAACCGCTGTCGGTAAAAGTGCCCACAGGAAACTGCTTCCTCTGTTTGTCGGTCATACTAGTAATTTGTTTACCATGAACTTGGCAGTGTTACAATGTGGAAGTTTGTGTGTGAAAGCCAGTGGCCCGTAGACATTTCCTCATTTGGATTACTTTGTGAGAACTGTCGAGAgtcattttactttaaaatgttgtttattcCAAATCCATGACAGTTATTGACCTTTGGGTTCACAGCTTGGTGCTTCCCTCACTTCAGCTTGATTAATGCATCCAATTGCTTAAAAATATGCCAAACCATAAACACCACAGAGCAATGCAGCAAATTTTGTACCTAGATATTGTTTATCAGCTGCCACTGTCCAGATCagtcacgtttttttttttttttggccacaagcatattgttgcatttttaaacacaaaaccTCTCCTCTTTCCCTCCTTGTTGCCTCAATCACCGTCTCTGGTGGTTTTATCATTCCACTCTGCAGCTATGATCTACTTTATCTGGCACATCGACTTAGCCAGACCATCACTTATTCATCAGCTGGGCTCAGCAGTGGCAACACTGTGGTTCCTGTCCTGGAAGTGGTAATTAGGCAGAGCTGGTGACATTtccacagctgctgctctgtttatAGAGTGAACAGCACTGTTTAACCGCTCTGAGGTATCAATAAGGATCGCTGTCTTGGCTTTTCTGCTTTACTGTTACCGATATAACAATACCAAGGTTTAAGGGAAAGTGTAGCTTACATTTATTCATCCATCCTTTCAAAGCCCAACATatacatttatcctctagtcAAAGGGGGCCTGAAGTTTGTCAGTAAGCTCCAGACTTCTCAGATTTATCTAGGACAtgtttgctttctgtttctgcagtgaAATCTAAGCACAGAATGCAGCCTTTACTTTTTATGCTCCACATATCTGGCATAAACTCCCAGAAGGCTTGAGGTCTGCTCCAACTCTTAGTTGTTTTCAGTCATGGCTTTTCGTTTGGCCACTGCCTTTTACTACCGggattatttattcatatttctcCTTGCACTGTAACTGCACtctaaatttatttgaatgttttattggttttagCTTCTTGTTCATTCGTCATTTTATGTGAGTTATTTACATTGGATTTAAATGTGCCTTTTATCATCTTGTGTGTAGTTTCACTCAAACCTTTAATGCCTTTTATGTAAATAACATTAAACTGCCTTGTTGTTGAAAGATGCTAttcaaataaacttgccttgcccTGCTAGTTTGACTACCAAATTGTCAGGTTAACCTTCACTTGAAGGTTCCATATTGGGTCCCTTTTCAGCAAACTAATGAAAGTCTCACATGTCCCCTGAATCTTTCAAATCCTGGGAGCCTATCTAGTTGCGGGAAGGTTTGAGAAATAGTAGAGGTAAACATTTTCGTATTTTAACAGCTTCTACTTTACACTTTCAAGGTTATATCAgctacaaaaaaacaataaaaatagatttttaccaTGCAAGTTTACAACACAGATCCATCCAGCTGCTAGACACCCAACCCATCAGACCGTGGTTATACTGGCTGCATCTTAGTGTGAAGGTGTGTAATGACCAGGATGTTCCTAAAAATGGAGCATTATTTTCAACTGgtggtttttgagttttattacCTTTTCTAAGAGCTAATGTCTAGAACTGTCACATGGAGGAAATATGACTTTACAGTAGAGCCACAACCTGGGAAGATTAAACAAAGCACTCCGCTGACTTGTACAAACCATGATGGTCTCAAACACCTATCCCCAATCACCACAATCAAAGATTCATGAACTTTGAGGCACATTCCTGTTAAGTGTGAGGGCTCAGGGCTGGCCCGCTGTCAAATCTTCATGTGCATAAAGGCTCCAACACAGACTTTTCAACACTGTTATGTATCAAACATAGGTCTAAAttcacttttattctttttaaaatgacaaggtGTTGCTCTTAAGCAACAGTCAGTCCACTTCCTCCTTTTTTATACCATTTCAAGCCCTCATGAACTCCTACATCCAACACTGCAGCCATGACGTCAGTTAAGTCTGTGAGGGTTTAGTCATTGAGACTGGGCCAAATTTCCTCTGAATGTCATCCTTTGCAAAAACTGGGCAGCAAACCTTAGAGATTCATCAGTCGTAAAATCTCTCAGACGATCCCTCCTGATTATTGTCGGCCACAAACTAGAATCAAACCACAATGTTTGCAACTGCAGGATTTTCAGCGTGCTGGGTGTATAACTCTAAAAAATGCTAGCAATACAAACTAATAATAAAGCGTTCCATTGACCTCAGAAATCGCTGGGAATGACGTACAACATGAGTCGATCGTGTTCCAATACAACGAATAGGGAAACCAGGGTGTACACCTGCAGGAAACCTTTGTTTTAGGGTCAACCATTGTTATTGTTGTAATATTAGTTAATAGCAACACATTATGTGGTATTTGCACATGAAAAATACCGTAGCAGCATGTCTAAAGATAGAAGTTGCATAGTACTTGTTTGTAGTTGATTTaaatagggaaaaaaaacagaagtgtcCAAAACAATGTAATACGACAGCTTTCTCCGACTTTCCAAATTAGAAATCAGACTCCACAGAGGGGTGTTTCGGTTGAAATTTCCAACTGAGAAATCAAAAGTTCTGACTTACTGCTTCAACTGGAATGCACCATAAAACCATCTAGCTGGAAGTAAATTCAGGCCCTAATTCAAAATGATGCTGTTCCCTGAGGAAAGCTCCTGCGGTATGAACATATGTCAAGAAACGGCCCCATAACTATGTATGTTCTTATATGAAATGACATCTTTTTCAAGCAGACGCCCGTAGAGCCTTAACAGGTGACGGTGAATTAAACGGGCAGTGAAAGGAAGTGACAAACAGCTGCCAGCATCACTTTCCCATTATCTTTGCACCTCTCCGAAGAGCAATTCCCACAGCACTAAAGTGAAGCTCCATGAGAATAAAACGCTAAGCTTCCCTCATTCTGTGGCCTTCAAAGCCGTGAGACTGAGTTTGCAATGTGAGTGTGTGGGCACAGTCCATTAAAACAGTGAAAGTTAAGCTGCATAAAGGCAGATTAAAAATAGACAATTTTCTTCATTTCCATTCTTCTCTCTCCGTCTTTCCTTTGGCTTACCGCCCCACTCTGTGTGCAGCTGCCCTGTCCCTGCCATAAATCTGCACCAGATCTGGATTTATGTACTGACTGCTCCAAAGGATTCTGAGATCACAGAGCTGTGAAATATGCCCCATATTTCTTTCCATGTTCTGTGAAGGAAGTGGGAAGACATGGCAGGATTGTGACTGGCCGTCTTTGGTGATCTTTTACTTGTGCAGCATCACTTGCATGACATTTTGAAGACAATGTGCGATGGATACACCCTAATTACTGCGTGTATGAAGACACCCTGACATACCCGAAACCTTTGTCATTCATATTTCTCTCATTCTTGCTGCTCTGCTATAATACAAGGACATTTAATGCACTAAAAGATAgacaatttttattttctatttcttcTACACACTTTTGTTAGAGATGATTTGATGCAGTATGTGCATGCGGAGGTAAGAGGGACTGCAGGGTGGGGCAAAGGCAgtatttctctgtgtgactgtggaTTAGTAGAAGCTGTTCCTGGAGGGCTGCTAACTGTTGCCCTGATCCAGCCAGgcaagacagcagcagcagcagcagcagcagcagcagctggcggCTCTGGCCCCACCCACCTCTACCAGCTTTGGGTTGAGCTGGGAACAGTGCCAGGCAGCCACTCAGACTGCAGCATTCATTGTGCACAGATATACTCATGCACAAGTAGTGGTTCCTGAAATATATCAAAGCGCAATTACTCACACAGACTGTAAGATAACACCACAAGCATTTATGTGTGTCTGCATCAAAATGACACTTTATTTTGAATTGATTATTTATGTTTGAGTGTCATTTTGAAATGATGCAAACAAATCAAGCAAAttcagaggagacagaggagaggaggaaggaagagaaGCAATAGTTCAGCAGGCAAGATCAGGTACAACATGCAGTGACTAATTCGGTCTGTGGCCACTGCAGTTTACTTCCTACGTGTTGACATATTGGGCCAGAATACTGCTGCCTCATTTGTTGTTCTTTCCTCAGCAGCAAATGCTTCTGTGTGCCATTTGATGGTCGAAGCTGAATTAAAAGCACCGagatactgaattttaaaagaTTGCTCTTATAAGCCACGGTATACAATGACTCCACCTATCTGCTTTGTTCTCTCCGTCCAGGTCCTggatttgatctccagtgacaaTCTCAATGTGCCATCTGAAGAAGAAGTGTACCGAGCCGTGTTGAGTTGGGTGAAACATGATATAGACGGACGCAGGCAACACGTACCTTGGGTAAGTCTTTCCTTGTGTCAACTGAGAAGAATTCTCAgctcttgtttatttttgaccCTGCACAACATCTCCATCACAGTTTCTCCTTTCCCTTTGACCTAAAATCACCGCCCACCCTCCTTCTGTCCCCCTGTCAGCTGATGAAGTGCGTGCGGCTGCCACTGTTGAGGCGAGACTTTCTGATGAGCAACGTTGATACGGAGCTGCTGGTGCGTCACCATTCGGAGTGCAAGGACCTGCTGATCGAGGCTCTAAAGTACCACCTGATGCCTGAGCAGAGGGGAGTCCTGAGCAACAGCCGGACGCGCCCTCGACGCTGTGAGGGCGCCAGTCCTGTGCTCTTCGCGGTTGGTCAGTGTCCTCCTAAAGGTACCCATTAGGGTACACTTAGACCGCACATCAGTTAGATTAAAATTTCGCATGTGATTTATAGTTTGTCTGAACTGGATGTTGGATGGTCAGAAGTGCTGGAACCCTCCCAACTCCCCACAGCTTTCTAACAGGGCAGTGGGGTTTGTATCAACCTTTAGCTGTAGCTTTCCAAAACCAACAATGTCACATTCAGACTTACTTTGCACTGTTGCCCCTTAGTAAATTAAATTACGTCTCCTCCCTCTCTATGCCAGACAGCTTTTCACTCTGCCTTCCAGCATGGTCATTTGGAAGGACTATAAACATATTTGACTTTCACTGTCTAAAACCCCACAACTTGGGAAAAAATCCTCTCAAATAATGGCTTTCTCTGACCAAGATCAAAACGTTCCttataatatttacatttttgctctacgttaaaacatttattcatcCATACTTATGTTTGGTTGTGTGTTCTAGGGGGTGGCAGCCTGTTTGCCATCCATGGAGACTGTGAGGCGTATGACACCAGGACAGACCGCTGGCACATGGTGGCGTCCATGTCCACTCGGCGGGCACGGGTGGGCGTGGCAGCCATCGGAAACAGGCTCTATGCTGTTGGAGGGTGAGTGATGCTAACCATAGTCTTACATTCTGTTGAAGGTAATGATCTGGCTCCATCAGACTATTACTCTGCTATGGGGGATAAAAACAAatgctctggcttgtttgtgtgtcttcaaACCAATCACAGCTGGTGTGGGTGGAGCTAAGCAAATGATGCAGTTTCAGTTTTTCCTGAAAACAGTGGTAGATGGAATATTTGCAAACAGGGAGACAAGCAAAACTTTTTCAGTGTGGTCGGTTGCTAGCAAAAGAAAGTAGAAACATGGACATTGGAAGGAAAAGAAAGTTGCCTGACAGTAAGTGGAAAATGGCATGTTTATACTTGCATCCTATGTCCGGTGAGACAATGATAACGATAGTGTTAACCTTTGAAACTTTACTTCATCTGGGACTCCACCTCATGCCGTGACTTGTGATTTGAACTACACCTGAGAGGGAGCGTTGGCAGGTGGAACATGTaaataatttacatgtaaaatgaacTTGAATGGAGTGCCCAGGCAGCGTAACTGGTTGAGCAGGCGAGCCATAAACAGGGCTTATATTATGCAGTATATACCCATGACCCCGATGCAGCTGTcatgggtttgattccagctcacgaacctttactgcaggtcttcccccAAATTCTTTTctctactttcctgtctgcctctctactaaccaatccaataaaaccaaataaagaccaaaaaatgaATTTCTGATAAGCTGTGAGAGATTTTCCGAAATGCAGAATGCCCCTCTAACCTGCCTGTTCACTATGGATTGCATATTTATTTAGACAATTCAAGGTCACAAGCTTCAATTCAAGCCTTTTCTGAGTTATTTCAATCCACATGTCCACAGCTATGATGGCACCTCAGACCTTGCAACCGTGGAGTCTTATGACCCCATCACCAACGCCTGGCAACCGGAGGTTTCCATGGGAACACGACGGAGCTGTTTGGGTGTAGCTGTCCTGCATGGCCTGCTGTATGCTGCTGGAGGTTATGATGGAGCTTCCTGTCTTAATAGGTAaagacatatatttttttaatttttgcggATGAATGCTGAACATGTTGATCTTCAATTTAAGCCAAAGTTTGCTCATTTTCGTCATCTCATCCTGTTGATCCTTAGTTGATCATCTTGAGGTCTAAAAAGCAGCCTTGAAGGGTCATTACTGTGAATGCAagcctctttcttttctttcagtgcAGAGCGTTATGATCCTCTCACCAGCACGTGGACCTCAATTGCTGCCATGAGCACTCGCAGGAGATACGTACGAGTTGCAACTCTGGGTGGGAACACAAACAAGCTGTTCTACTAAATATTTACAGTTCACCATCTACATTTTAATATCTGAAATCAGGAGGGAGGTACCACCTTGGTGTGCCACTGCTAATATTTACATTCTCACTGTTTACTCCCTTTTCTCCTCCAGATGGCAGCTTGTATGCAGTGGGAGGTTACGACAGCTCCTCGCATCTCGCAACAGTGGAGAAATATGACCCCCAGGTAAACTGCTGTTAAATTTATCACCATaagctgtttctgtgtttatatCAGCTCAGTGTTTGCATTCAAAACCACACACTACGGGTGAATCTAGAGCGTGATTGTCTGACCAATGCTCCCTCTGTTGATTGGACGAACAGAGCAACACATGGACAGCCATCGCCAACATGCTGAGTCGGCGCAGCAGTGCCGGGGTGGCCGTGCTGGACGGCATGTTGTACGTCGCAGGAGGCAACGACGGCACCAGCTGTCTGAACTCTGTGGAGAGGTTCAACCCCAAGACCAACACCTGGGAGGGAGTATCCCCCATGAACATACGCAGGTTAGCCTCGTATTAGTACTAACAGAGCAGACAAGTTTAGGTCCAGTGACCTTTCAGAGGAATTCTAGTAAGGAAAGGAGTGAAGCTAACCTGCACACCggggaaaacatttttacatttgtagctgtaaaaacaacaaacagcagataTGAGCTCTGCAGAAATAAGCGCATGATCTGCAGGACCTTCTAGTCAAGACACAAGAGCATGTAAGAAAGTAACTTGTTgtcaaatgtttttctgtttttaatactGCAATGGTAAATATTTCCCTAAATTCTTCTAGTCTGTGCAGAATGTTTCAAAGGCAGTCTGTTATGTTTGTgaaacagcattttttattaatttattttggaAGTCGTGCACTTCAGAGAGCAAAAATACAATAGAGGAGATGACAAATGACCTGGAATCAGTCCAGGGAATTTAATTAAACAAGACGCACCTCAACCGACTAAGCCTTCAGGATGACCCAGTTCTACTCCTCCATGTGCAGAGGTTCAACTCACGGTGATGACATGCTGAATATTTAAAAGACTCTCTAGGTTTTAGtctcctttttgtgtttttatcaaaTGTAAAATCTTGCGGAGAGGATATCAATTCAGCTGGTCTTTATTTAAGAAGCACCAAAGATCAGCTCCTATTGTCGTGTCCAGTGCACATTTGCATGCACCggacagacagaaaggcatGAAGATAGGAGGGAAATAAGGAGGAGTGGGAGTCAGAGGGACGGTGAAGCCAGCACATGTATGatctaaaatcacaaaaaaagggAACCCCGGCTTGAATTATTTAGCTCTGTGGTAAATCTTCACTGTTCAAAGCGAGGGATTCGGGGCATTAGGACGTCTTCTTTACCAGCTAAACCTTCTTAAGGCATAAACATCAAATGACCTATTTTCCAAACCAGtcgctgttttttaaaatttcttaaaaGATGAAAGCCGAAACTTGTCTTGCAAGTCATTATCATTCACGCCATTGTATTGTAACAGAATCTGCACCGTGGAGGGAGATTTAGAGCTGTAGCAGTCCTGGATTTGTGATCACATCAGCAGATTCACTGTGTTCCCAGGGCTACgagagacagacacaaacaccaagcacacacacacttggctGCCTGTGAGTCAGTATGTTGTAGGAGCAGGAAAACCTGACAACAGTTGACTGTGCAGCTCCATGAATAACCCATGGCATTAATCAGCTGTGtggctctgagtgcttttcttatccAGTTGCTGAGAGACTCCATTTACACAGTGCAAGATATCACACCGTATTGACCACTAATCTGTCACGCCTCCAAAGCCACTCACACCCACGCCAGTGTGAAAATAACTGTGTTGGCGAAAATAATCCCCTTTTGTCACGATTAGGACTTTTGAAAATGAGGATTAAAACAGTTTTGTTCTAATAACTACACATAAACTGTGTAGGATGTGAGGAATTGATTTGTTATTGTAATATTAATGGAGTCCTTGGTCTcctttttagtatttttacaaTTAAAATGTAGCTTACATCTCATCTCTGCTGTCatctttcagtgttttaatctAATTTTTGATAATGTTCATGTTATAgaattgttttttgtgaatataACACAAAACCCACACTGTATCCAATTAGGCCTTTCGTAAATATTACATGACTGCAGTTCTTTTAGGCAGCGACAATCATTTTTCATAATCTTTCTTGAACTGTTTCCATTCAGCCACATGAAACTAACAGAAATGTCATGTTTCAATCACTACTTCCAGGTTGCTTTCCACCGTTTGCACTCCCGTCCTCTTCCCCCGGTTTAATGTTTATCTTAAGGCGCTTAACTTCTAATATTCCACCAACTGCATTTCAATGAGCATCTATTGACATAAAATTGGATTTAGTTGCAAAGCCAA
The window above is part of the Acanthochromis polyacanthus isolate Apoly-LR-REF ecotype Palm Island chromosome 6, KAUST_Apoly_ChrSc, whole genome shotgun sequence genome. Proteins encoded here:
- the klhl17 gene encoding LOW QUALITY PROTEIN: kelch-like protein 17 (The sequence of the model RefSeq protein was modified relative to this genomic sequence to represent the inferred CDS: inserted 1 base in 1 codon) is translated as MISCIHGTHGAXRPREFSVFIFCPLLYTTTKLGKLTNRRKSLLSNRHRRRLVLPRARPRHEATTATSGTMMEGGMQLLNRDGHSISHNSKRHYHDSFVSMNRMRQRGLLCDIVLHVSNKEIKAHKVVLASCSPYFHAMFTNEMSESRQTHVTLHDIDPQALEQLVQYAYTAEIVVGEGNVQTLLPAASLLQLNGVRDACCKFLLSQLDPSNCLGIRGFADTHSCSDLLKSAHKYVLQHFVEVSKTEEFMLLPLKQVLDLISSDNLNVPSEEEVYRAVLSWVKHDIDGRRQHVPWLMKCVRLPLLRRDFLMSNVDTELLVRHHSECKDLLIEALKYHLMPEQRGVLSNSRTRPRRCEGASPVLFAVGGGSLFAIHGDCEAYDTRTDRWHMVASMSTRRARVGVAAIGNRLYAVGGYDGTSDLATVESYDPITNAWQPEVSMGTRRSCLGVAVLHGLLYAAGGYDGASCLNSAERYDPLTSTWTSIAAMSTRRRYVRVATLDGSLYAVGGYDSSSHLATVEKYDPQSNTWTAIANMLSRRSSAGVAVLDGMLYVAGGNDGTSCLNSVERFNPKTNTWEGVSPMNIRRSTHDLVAMDGWLYAVGGNDGSSSLNSIEKYNPRSNKWVAASCMFTRRSSVGVAVLELLNFPPPSSPTLSVSSTSL